The Polyangiaceae bacterium genome includes a region encoding these proteins:
- a CDS encoding tetratricopeptide repeat protein, with translation MPPARIRPPLLGLLLALALTPSRASAQAGGLSDEAELARAITLYDAGRYADCVKEFADLVGSEPRKLQDPEVLERARIYYAACLIGNGQVPEAEAQMRAAIRQNPQMRAPDSLVFPATVIDRFFQVRDSLVDEIKKAQAEELAKKRAAAEEAARRALAERRRVERLEELASREVVVEKNDRWIAALPFGVGQFQNRDPLLGYLFLGAEVALAGTALTAMVIELDLNARADDDPPPDPSDLKNKLRSAHQVLTISSWGFVGVAAVGVLQAQLAFVPEFRDTVKKPLSPDLRRTPDAPVVSLRPLALPTAGGMELGVVGRF, from the coding sequence ATGCCCCCGGCTCGAATCCGCCCACCCCTGCTCGGTCTGCTCTTGGCGCTCGCGCTGACGCCATCCCGCGCGTCGGCCCAGGCGGGTGGCCTCAGCGACGAGGCCGAGCTCGCGCGAGCCATCACGCTCTACGACGCTGGCAGGTACGCCGACTGCGTCAAGGAGTTCGCGGACCTCGTCGGCAGTGAGCCGCGCAAGCTTCAAGACCCCGAAGTGCTCGAGCGCGCGCGCATCTACTACGCCGCGTGTCTGATCGGCAACGGTCAGGTCCCCGAGGCGGAGGCGCAGATGCGCGCCGCCATCCGTCAGAACCCGCAGATGCGCGCGCCGGACAGCTTGGTCTTCCCCGCGACCGTCATCGATCGCTTCTTCCAGGTGCGGGACTCGCTGGTCGACGAGATCAAGAAGGCGCAGGCCGAGGAGCTCGCCAAGAAGCGCGCCGCCGCGGAGGAGGCCGCGCGCCGAGCGCTCGCCGAGCGCCGCCGCGTCGAGCGACTCGAAGAGCTGGCGAGCCGCGAAGTCGTGGTCGAAAAGAACGACCGCTGGATCGCGGCTTTGCCCTTCGGCGTGGGGCAGTTCCAGAACCGCGACCCGCTCCTGGGCTACCTGTTCCTGGGGGCCGAGGTGGCGCTGGCTGGCACCGCGCTCACGGCGATGGTCATCGAGCTGGATCTCAACGCTCGCGCCGACGACGACCCGCCGCCAGATCCCTCGGACTTGAAAAACAAACTCCGCTCGGCCCACCAGGTGCTGACCATCTCGAGCTGGGGCTTTGTGGGCGTGGCCGCCGTGGGCGTGCTACAGGCTCAGTTGGCGTTCGTTCCGGAGTTCCGTGACACCGTGAAGAAACCGCTCAGCCCCGACTTGCGCCGCACGCCGGATGCGCCGGTGGTCTCGTTGCGTCCGTTGGCGCTGCCCACCGCCGGGGGAATGGAGCTCGGCGTAGTCGGTCGCTTCTGA